From the Manihot esculenta cultivar AM560-2 chromosome 3, M.esculenta_v8, whole genome shotgun sequence genome, one window contains:
- the LOC110611151 gene encoding protein FLX-like 1, whose translation MSGRNRGPPLPIKGLPHAGLPPAVHEAHFGRGLGPIPPHPALLEEMRETQFGIDPRRLPPHPAIMEERLAAQHQDIQGLLADNQRLAATHVALKQELEAAQHELQRMAHFADSLHVEKDSKMRELHEKSLRLEADLREVEAMRSELQHVRADVKELSDVRQDLTSRMQAMTQDLTRYNADLQQLPALKAEIESMKQELQRARAAIEYEKKGYAENYEHGQVMEKKLIAMAREMEKLRAEIANAEKRARAAAAVSNPAYNANYGNPEAGYAGNPYPVGYGMNPMQANAENYPQYGVGPGSWSAYDMQRAQGHR comes from the exons ATGTCTGGGAGAAATCGTGGCCCCCCTCTTCCTATTAAAGGCTTGCCTCATGCTGGCCTACCGCCTGCTGTCCATGAAGCACACTTTGGCAGAGGGCTGGGACCAATACCACCCCATCCAGCCCTACTGGAGGAAATGAGAGAAACCCAATTTGGGATAGATCCCAGGCGGCTCCCTCCTCATCCTGCTATAATGGAGGAGCGTCTTGCCGCACAACACCAAGACATTCAAGGTTTATTGGCTGACAACCAGCGTCTTGCTGCAACCCATGTTGCACTTAAGCAGGAATTGGAAGCTGCCCAGCATGAGTTGCAACGGATGGCACATTTTGCTGATTCATTGCATGTGGAGAAGGACTCAAAGATGAGGGAATTGCATGAGAAGTCTCTAAGGTTGGAGGCAGATCTTCGAGAGGTGGAGGCTATGCGCAGTGAGCTTCAACATGTCCGTGCTGATGTTAAGGAACTTAGTGATGTGAGGCAAGACCTAACAAGTCGTATGCAGGCAATGACTCAAGATCTGACTAGGTATAATGCAGATTTGCAGCAATTGCCAGCTTTGAAGGCAGAAATTGAGAGCATGAAGCAGGAATTGCAGCGTGCACG AGCTGCCATTGAGTATGAGAAGAAAGGATATGCTGAAAATTATGAGCATGGCCAGGTGATGGAGAAGAAATTGATTGCAATGGCTCGGGAGATGGAAAAGCTTCGAGCTGAGATTGCTAATGCAGAGAAGAGAGCTCGTGCTGCTGCAGCTGTGAGTAATCCAG CTTATAATGCAAACTATGGCAATCCTGAAGCTGGATATGCAGGAAATCCTTATCCAGTTGGCTATGGCATGAATCCT ATGCAAGCTAATGCTGAGAATTATCCCCAATATGGAGTTGGACCTGGTTCCTGGAGTGCATATGATATGCAGCGAGCTCAAGGACACAGATAG
- the LOC110611859 gene encoding eukaryotic translation initiation factor 2 subunit alpha homolog, translating into MGTHTPNLECRMYEAKYPEVDMAVMIQVKNIADMGAYVSLLEYNNIEGMILFSELSRRRIRSVSSLIRVGRIEPVMVLRVDKEKGYIDLSKRRVSEEDIQACEERYNKSKLVHSIMRHVAETMGIDLEDLYVHIGWPLYRKYGHAFEAFKIIVTDPDSVLNLLTREVKEIGPDGQEVTKVVPAVTEEIKEALVKNIRRRMTPQPLKIRADIEMKCFQFDGVLHIKDAMRKAEAAGNKDCPVKIKLVAPPLYVLTTQTLDKEQGISVLNKAIAACTEAIEQHKGKLVVKEPPRAVSERDDKLLAEHMAKLRNDNEEVSGDEDSEEEEDTGMGDVDVENAGPGITE; encoded by the exons ATGGGAACGCATACACCAAACCTCGAGTGCCGGATGTACGAGGCCAAGTACCCGGAGGTAGACATGGCGGTGATGATTCAGGTGAAGAACATAGCCGACATGGGCGCGTATGTTTCGCTGCTCGAGTACAACAACATTGAAGGCATGATCTTGTTCTCTGAGCTCTCGCGCCGTCGGATTCGTAGCGTCAGTAGCTTGATCAGGGTTGGTCGCATCGAGCCTGTCATGGTCCTCCGTGTTGATAAAGAAAAAGGCTACATCGACTTGAGCAAGAGAAGGGTTAGTGAGGAGGATATTCAAGCTTGTGAGGAGAGGTATAATAAAAGCAAGCTTGTTCACTCTATTATGCGTCATGTCGCTGAGACTATGGGCATTGATTTAGag GACTTGTACGTCCATATTGGCTGGCCTTTGTACCGGAAATATGGCCATGCTTTTGAG GCATTCAAAATCATTGTAACTGATCCTGATTCAGTTTTGAATTTGCTAACACGAGAAGTTAAAGAAATTGGCCCTGATGGACAGGAG GTAACCAAGGTAGTGCCTGCTGTGACAGAGGAAATCAAAGAGGCACTGGTGAAGAATATTAGGAGAAGGATGACTCCACAACCACTGAAGATTCGGGCTGATATTGAAATGAAATGTTTCCAGTTTGATGGTGTTCTTCACATTAAG GATGCAATGAGGAAAGCCGAGGCTGCAGGCAACAAAGACTGTCCTGTGAAAATTAAACTGGTTGCTCCTCCACTTTATGTTCTTACGACGCAAACCCTGGACAAG GAGCAAGGTATATCAGTTCTTAACAAGGCAATTGCTGCTTGCACTGAAGCAATAGAGCAGCACAAGGGGAAGCTTGTTGTGAAGGAGCCACCAAGAGCG GTGAGTGAACGAGATGATAAATTGCTTGCCGAGCACATGGCTAAGCTACGAAATGACAATGAGGAGGTTAGTGGTGATGAGGatagtgaagaagaagaagatacaGGGATGGGAGATGTGGATGTGGAAAATGCAGGTCCTGGCATAACGGAGTAA